The DNA sequence AGCTTATCCGGATGCCCGTTACTGACCGACTCACTCGTGAACAAGTATTTGCGATCGGCCACGCCGGCACCTCCGTATACGACTCAAGCGGGATAAAAAAATCGAAAACGACGAACGAGCGACGATTATAAGGGAAATCGCCGTCGGGCGACAAGGCACGGCGAAAGCCAGGTTTTTCGCGCCTTGCGCAAACCGCTCCGCGCACCTCATGCAATGCAAATCGCGCCCGTCGCTCCGGCATTCGTCGAGCGGCGTGCCCGACAGCCTTACCGTTGCTGTTGTTGCTGCTGCATTTGCTGGATTTGGCGCATCAGATCCGGCGGAAGGTTTTGGCCCCCGTGAGGACCTGGGTTCGCGGCCGGAGCCCCCTTCTTCTTGGCGAGCGCCGTCGGGCTGAGGTCGAGCGCGCGGAACGTCGCATCGTCGACCACGTAGAACCAGTCGGCGAATTGAGTATTCAACTCTTTCGCCTTTTCACGTCCCGACTTTAAGTCGGCTTCGTACTTATCCGACATCCGCTTGTTTTCCGTTTCGATCCGCTTCCGCTCTTCCGGAGTCATCGGCTTCGGAGGCTCGGCGACCGGCTTCACTTCGGCCGGCTTCGACTCGGCCGCGGGAGGAATCGTGTCGGCCGGTTTCGCGGTCGTCGCCGGAGTTGTCGCAGCCGGAGCGGCCGTCGCCGTCGGAACGGCAGCGGGAACGGTTGCCGTAGCCGAGGGCTTGGCCTTAGGCGCGGCTGCCGGAGCGGCCGTGGCCGACGGAGTCGGCTTCGTAGCTTCCGGTTTAGTAGGCTCAGGCTTGGCTTCCGGTTTCGTCGCGCTCGGCTTCGGCGCGTCGGCCTTGGTCGCTTCGGGCTTCGCTGGTTCGGCCTGGCACGCATCGCCAGAAGGTTCACACGAACCGCTCGCCGCCCCTTCGGCCGGCTTCACCGATCCGGCCGGGGCCGGAGTTGCCGGTGCCGTGGCACTCGGCGTCGCGCTCGGAGTCGGCGCGGTCGGCGTAGGTGTTGCAGTCGTCTTCGGCGTGGCGGTTGGGGTCGCAGTCGGCGTCGGAGCAGGGGGTGTGGCCGCAGGCGCCGTACCGGTCGGTGCAGGAGTCGCTGCCGGTGCGCTCGGGAGCGCTCCTTCCGGCGGAAGCGTGACCAACGGCGGCTTCGGGATCAAGTCCGGATTGAACGAAGCCGTTACCATCATGTAGCGATTCGGGGCCGTGTTCTCACCTTCGGCGCCGCCGACGCCCGGCTTGGCATCGTCTTTCTTCGGCTCGCCTTCTTTCTTTTCATCGCCGCCGCTTCCGGCGCGTCCCTTGCCCGTAATGTCGCCGAAGCGCAGGAGATATTGCACGCCGTTCTCGAACCCGACCGTCAGTTCGCCTTCATGGCAGACGAGTTCGATTTCGCTGCGGGTCTTGGAGTTCGGCCAGAAGCCGGTCGTTTCGAGCGATGCCATCGATTCTTGATCGGCGGTCACGGCGGACTGCGCATCGAATAGGAAGGTCTTCTCCTTCAGCAGGTCCGCGGCCAGCGTCTTCGGCTTCCGCACCGCATCGACGATCCTCAACCCGGCCAGCGTCCGCTTCAATTCGTCGACCTTCGCCGAATCGAATTCCTCTTCGGGCAGCAGCTTCTTTTCGAGGAAGCCTTTCGTTTCCTTGTCGTAGGTTTCGAGCTTCGTCAGCTGCCACTTATCGGAGTCGTCCTTCTTGGCGTCGAGCTTCGCGCGCTCGATGCGAACGGGCACTTTGCGCACGACCGTAAGCCCGCCGGGGCCGCCGAGGCCTTGTTGCGTGCTGCGAACGTCGATCGCGTAGTCGTGGATGTCGACCGTGCGCAAGTCGGCCGCGCCGACCTTCAGCAAGTCGGCCGGAACCCAATCGCCGAAGCTCGACGACAACGGGGCCTTATCCAATTCGGTCGCGTAGATTCGATCGCGATTCGGCTCGCGCACGTAGACGATATTCTTGTTCTTTTCATCGTTCTTGCCGATGATCAGATCGACGAGCTTGCGCCGGTCGGCATCGACGAGCGTCACCCGTTTGCCGACGCCGTCGGTTCCCGCCTTCAACTCGGCCTCGTTGGCCGGATCGACGACCGCGAACTCGCGATGGCGATCCGGTTGATCCGTGACGACCGCCAACTTCTTCACGCCGACGACCGCTTTCACCACGTTCGCCAACCGCTCGGGCGAGACGTCCGGAAAGCGTTGCCGGTCCGGATTGATTTCCCACACGTCGTCGACGCGCGCGACCTTGAGATCGTGCTTCACGTCGTTCACGGCATCGAGATCGATGATCTCAGCGCTCGCGACCTTCATCGGGTCGGTGAAGTCGGGAAAGAATTCCTTGCCCAGTTCGGCCGTCGTCAGATCGGCTTCGCTCGCCGGACGGCTGAGCCACACACCGAACCCGAGCAGCACTACCGCAACACCGACGAAAGTAAGCGTCTTCGTGTTTTCGTTCATCTTCGCAATATCCGCAATGTTCTTAAAAGTCGCTGAAAGCAAACCCGACCTACGACGCCGACGCGCTACCGCAATCGGCTCCGATCGACCCCTTCTTGCTCACCCGCCCGACGGCTGAAAAAGACCGCCAAGCCGATCAATAGCGGGAAATAAGGTCGTGTTGGCGACGAGCTTCTTATACTCCTCTTCGAGCCGTGCATCTTCCTTCTTGTACTCTTCTTCCATCTGCTCGTTCTTATCGACCTTTTGCTTATTGCGATCGTCGGCGCTGCGCATGTTGATCGCGTCGAGAGTCGTCAGCGTCCGATGATGCGGACGGCGATTGCGAACCTCGATGAAGCGGTTGTCGCCGGCGAGCGAATCGAGCGCGTTGAGCACGATCGTGATGTTGTCGAAGTTCGGCACCCGATCGACGCTCGTCGGACGTTGATTTCGCAAGCGGAAGAATTGATAGCCCATGAAGTCGAGATCGGTGATGATCACGACGTCCATCGGCCGATCCTTCTTCGGTGCGGCCGCGGTCGCCGTGCCGGCGGGAGCGGCCGTGCCGGTCGCGGTCGGAGTGCTCGACGCCGTCGCTACCGGCACCACGTACGGGTTGACGATCGTCGCCGGAACACCGGTCGGCGAAGGAGACCCAACCGGCGACAGCGGAGCCGTTGCCGCAGGAATCGCAACCGGGGCCGTAGCGGAAGGCGTAGCCGCCGCAGCAGGGTCGGTCGCGGAAGGCCCAGTTGCAGCAGGGCGGGCCGTCGCGGAGGCGGTCGCCGTCGGGCTCGCTGCCGGAGCTTGCGCCAACAGCAGTTCGTTCTTGGCGACTCCCTTCGAGGCTGCTCCTCCGGTCGTCGGCTGCTCGTCGGCAAGCCGCTTGATGTTCACGTCGGTCTTCGCTTCCGCAGGGGCAGTCCCTTGGATGCGCGCGACCATCGCGTATTCCAGCCCCGTCTTATGCCGCGGCACGTTCGGGTTCAGCGTTTGCCCCAGCATGGTCTGCGTGAACATCTCGGCCCGATCGACGTAGCCGGACGACGTCGAGGTATGCACGAGCGGCGTGAACGTCAGAGTCGCATCCTTCTTCTTCGAGACCCAGCCGCCGAAGATAAACACGACCGCTTCGGTGTTCGCGCTGATCGGGTCTTTTTCATCGAACAAACTCTGCTTCGCGTTGTTCTTGCCGAGCGCACCGTTGCCGATGAACACGTAGCCGGGCGGGAACTGCTGCACAT is a window from the Planctomycetia bacterium genome containing:
- a CDS encoding DUF4340 domain-containing protein, with the protein product MNENTKTLTFVGVAVVLLGFGVWLSRPASEADLTTAELGKEFFPDFTDPMKVASAEIIDLDAVNDVKHDLKVARVDDVWEINPDRQRFPDVSPERLANVVKAVVGVKKLAVVTDQPDRHREFAVVDPANEAELKAGTDGVGKRVTLVDADRRKLVDLIIGKNDEKNKNIVYVREPNRDRIYATELDKAPLSSSFGDWVPADLLKVGAADLRTVDIHDYAIDVRSTQQGLGGPGGLTVVRKVPVRIERAKLDAKKDDSDKWQLTKLETYDKETKGFLEKKLLPEEEFDSAKVDELKRTLAGLRIVDAVRKPKTLAADLLKEKTFLFDAQSAVTADQESMASLETTGFWPNSKTRSEIELVCHEGELTVGFENGVQYLLRFGDITGKGRAGSGGDEKKEGEPKKDDAKPGVGGAEGENTAPNRYMMVTASFNPDLIPKPPLVTLPPEGALPSAPAATPAPTGTAPAATPPAPTPTATPTATPKTTATPTPTAPTPSATPSATAPATPAPAGSVKPAEGAASGSCEPSGDACQAEPAKPEATKADAPKPSATKPEAKPEPTKPEATKPTPSATAAPAAAPKAKPSATATVPAAVPTATAAPAATTPATTAKPADTIPPAAESKPAEVKPVAEPPKPMTPEERKRIETENKRMSDKYEADLKSGREKAKELNTQFADWFYVVDDATFRALDLSPTALAKKKGAPAANPGPHGGQNLPPDLMRQIQQMQQQQQQR
- a CDS encoding GldG family protein gives rise to the protein TLLGSTKKVVAELDKKRPIHIEAFVSPNPPKEFVPLRLDLITRLREIAAQAGSNVSLRINETQPFTEEADRAEKLYGITGREIDSLVRGQYTKDTVFLGVAITSGLDKIVIPFVESSTPIEYEVMRSIATLNGSTRKRLGIFIGDKTTFQEFDPETRQPRDPEIVRELRKQYDVVDLDAEKPVPDNIDVLMAIQPTLWRPSQLDQLVTAVRRGVPTLIFQDPLPVDYPQMLQQEQQANGGMPFIQDSETKKLWDLLGVESGSQQIVTHEYNPLQHVQQFPPGYVFIGNGALGKNNAKQSLFDEKDPISANTEAVVFIFGGWVSKKKDATLTFTPLVHTSTSSGYVDRAEMFTQTMLGQTLNPNVPRHKTGLEYAMVARIQGTAPAEAKTDVNIKRLADEQPTTGGAASKGVAKNELLLAQAPAASPTATASATARPAATGPSATDPAAAATPSATAPVAIPAATAPLSPVGSPSPTGVPATIVNPYVVPVATASSTPTATGTAAPAGTATAAAPKKDRPMDVVIITDLDFMGYQFFRLRNQRPTSVDRVPNFDNITIVLNALDSLAGDNRFIEVRNRRPHHRTLTTLDAINMRSADDRNKQKVDKNEQMEEEYKKEDARLEEEYKKLVANTTLFPAIDRLGGLFQPSGG